A portion of the Lolium rigidum isolate FL_2022 chromosome 1, APGP_CSIRO_Lrig_0.1, whole genome shotgun sequence genome contains these proteins:
- the LOC124671063 gene encoding hydroxyproline O-galactosyltransferase GALT3-like: MSSSASSSSYLGRPTYFLMALVLLLTVLCVTFPAYLRNPADAIGCFTGGIAPPAASEAADEEQDRRRPELSILVGVHTMAKKHSRRHLIRMAYALQQTPALRGAARVDVRFALCARPMTAEQRAFVALESQAYGDVLLFNCTESAEGGKTYDYFAGLPAMMLGGGGSGGDLDVRPYDYVMKVDDDTYLRLDELVETLRRAPRGDMYYGVGLPFMNRKSPPFMLGMGYVLSWDLVQWIATSDMVRSEAKGVEDVTTGNWLNMGNKAKNRVNIFPRMYDYKSAQAKDFLEDTIGVHQLKEDIRWAHTLEHFNATQLDPSSKLQEPTAF; encoded by the exons aTGTCATCGtcggcctcgtcctcgtcctACCTCGGGCGGCCGACCTATTTCCTCATGGCCCTCGTCCTCCTACTCACTGTCCTTTGCGTCACCTTCCCCGCCTACCTGCGCAACCCGGCGGACGCCATCGGCTGCTTCACCGGTGGAATCGCACCACCGGCGGCATCGGAAGCCGCTGACGAGGAGCAGGATCGCCGCCGGCCGGAGCTCAGCATCCTAGTCGGCGTGCACACGATGGCCAAGAAGCACTCCCGGCGGCACCTCATCCGCATGGCGTACGCGCTGCAGCAGACGCCCGCGCTCCGCGGCGCCGCGCGGGTGGACGTCCGGTTCGCGCTCTGCGCGCGGCCGATGACGGCCGAGCAGCGCGCGTTCGTGGCGCTCGAGAGCCAGGCCTACGGCGACGTGCTGCTCTTCAACTGCACCGAGAGCGCGGAGGGGGGCAAGACGTACGACTACTTCGCCGGCCTACCGGCGATgatgctcggcggcggcggcagtggcgGGGACTTGGACGTCCGGCCGTACGACTACGTGATGAAGGTGGACGACGACACGTACCTACGGCTGGACGAGCTGGTGGAGACGCTGCGGCGGGCGCCGAGGGGGGACATGTACTACGGCGTGGGCCTGCCGTTCATGAACAGGAAGTCGCCGCCGTTCATGCTCGGCATGGGCTACGTTCTGTCCTGGGACCTCGTCCAGTGGATCGCCACCTCCGACATGGTCAGAAGCGAGGCCAAAG GTGTAGAAGATGTGACCACGGGGAACTGGCTAAACATGGGCAACAAGGCAAAGAACAGGGTGAACATCTTCCCCAGGATGTATGACTACAAGAGTGCCCAGGCCAAGGATTTCTTGGAGGACACCATTGGTGTGCATCAGCTCAAGGAGGACATCAGGTGGGCACACACATTGGAGCACTTCAACGCCACCCAGTTGGATCCCTCCAGCAAGCTTCAAGAACCTACAGCCTTTTAG